A section of the Rummeliibacillus pycnus genome encodes:
- the rarD gene encoding EamA family transporter RarD gives MHNEKKGILASIGAYLLWGLFPLYWKVIQHVSSEEILASRVIWSFVLTLIFVLLLKQGKTLIVDFKELWRHQKAFWSLFFAAYLVSLNWFIYIWAVNHDHIVQTSLGYYMNPIISILLGIIFLKEKLSKSQIVAFLLAAIGVAILCVSYGEIPWVAIGLALSFGIYGLLKKQIVLDATRGLVIETMFILPVALIYNMYLYFQGNMSFLHVDMTTNLFLIGTGIVTAIPLILFATGAQNIPLYLVGFIQYISPTMTLILGVIVYHESFGGTEFVSFSFIWLALVIFSISTIAGVRKSHRIHQKA, from the coding sequence TTGCATAATGAAAAAAAGGGCATTTTAGCATCTATAGGAGCATATTTGTTATGGGGACTCTTTCCACTCTATTGGAAAGTGATTCAACACGTATCGAGTGAAGAAATATTGGCTAGTCGGGTAATTTGGTCATTTGTTTTAACGTTAATCTTTGTATTACTTTTAAAACAAGGTAAAACATTGATAGTAGATTTTAAAGAATTATGGCGTCATCAAAAAGCCTTTTGGTCATTATTTTTTGCAGCTTATTTAGTTTCGTTAAATTGGTTTATCTACATATGGGCAGTGAATCATGATCATATAGTCCAAACAAGTTTAGGGTATTATATGAACCCAATTATATCTATACTATTAGGAATTATTTTCTTGAAAGAAAAATTATCTAAATCACAAATTGTAGCATTTTTACTTGCTGCAATTGGTGTTGCAATTCTATGTGTATCTTATGGAGAGATTCCATGGGTTGCAATTGGTTTAGCATTAAGTTTTGGGATTTATGGATTATTAAAAAAACAAATCGTATTAGATGCAACCAGAGGATTGGTAATTGAAACGATGTTTATTTTACCGGTCGCTTTAATTTATAATATGTATCTTTATTTCCAGGGAAATATGTCGTTTCTCCATGTCGATATGACGACTAATTTGTTTTTAATTGGAACAGGTATCGTAACAGCAATTCCACTTATTTTATTTGCTACTGGTGCTCAAAATATTCCATTGTATTTGGTTGGCTTTATCCAATATATTTCTCCAACAATGACACTTATTTTAGGGGTTATTGTTTATCATGAATCTTTCGGTGGAACAGAGTTCGTTTCGTTTTCGTTCATTTGGTTGGCTTTAGTAATTTTCTCCATATCAACTATTGCTGGAGTAAGAAAGTCACATCGAATTCATCAAAAAGCATGA
- the sppA gene encoding signal peptide peptidase SppA → MTAKRWVALGIAALLFVVSTIASIAWSFAKLDFKKSFDSAINMSSTYDKNVIKTGNPAKKIAILTVNGTIQDTGDSNSLFSSETYNHQFFIKQLDDILDDHQVKGVLLKVNSPGGGTNESKQIYEKIKQIQKERNIPVYVSMGSMAASGGYYISAPADKIFADEETITGSIGVIMQGMDYSKLAKKYGIEFNTIKTGPYKDIMSGARSMTDADRKLLQGMVNDSYNRFVKVVADGRGMSIKEVKAIADGRIMNGSQAVKAGLVDKLGYSEDALAALKKENNLEDAEVYEYTSSQDWTSLFSSKINTLLGGSAEKEAITKLLSKNSAPRMMYLYGEE, encoded by the coding sequence ATGACAGCAAAAAGATGGGTTGCACTAGGAATTGCAGCCTTATTATTTGTCGTATCTACCATCGCAAGTATTGCATGGTCATTTGCAAAATTGGATTTTAAGAAGAGTTTTGACTCTGCGATTAATATGAGCAGTACATATGATAAAAATGTGATAAAAACTGGGAATCCTGCAAAGAAAATTGCGATATTAACAGTTAATGGAACAATACAAGACACAGGTGATTCTAATTCTTTATTTAGTTCTGAAACATATAATCACCAATTCTTTATCAAACAATTAGATGATATTTTAGATGATCACCAAGTAAAAGGTGTACTTTTAAAAGTAAACTCACCTGGTGGTGGTACAAACGAATCAAAACAAATCTATGAGAAAATCAAACAAATACAAAAAGAAAGAAATATCCCGGTTTATGTTTCAATGGGATCAATGGCTGCTTCAGGTGGTTATTATATTTCTGCACCAGCTGATAAAATCTTTGCGGATGAAGAAACAATCACTGGATCAATTGGTGTTATTATGCAAGGGATGGATTATAGTAAGTTAGCAAAAAAATATGGAATTGAATTTAACACCATTAAAACGGGTCCATATAAAGACATTATGAGTGGCGCGAGAAGTATGACAGATGCAGATCGGAAACTTTTGCAAGGGATGGTGAATGACTCATATAATCGCTTTGTAAAAGTAGTAGCAGATGGACGTGGTATGTCTATCAAAGAAGTGAAGGCTATTGCTGATGGTCGTATTATGAATGGTTCTCAAGCAGTGAAGGCTGGATTAGTAGATAAGTTGGGATATAGTGAAGATGCACTTGCTGCACTTAAAAAGGAGAATAATCTTGAAGATGCAGAAGTTTATGAATACACATCTTCTCAAGATTGGACATCACTATTTTCTTCAAAAATAAATACATTATTAGGTGGATCAGCTGAAAAAGAAGCTATTACTAAATTATTATCAAAAAATAGTGCACCTCGAATGATGTATTTATACGGTGAAGAATAA
- a CDS encoding RDD family protein, which translates to MSEAIDVRTLSPEPVQVEKVIEYHLKSAGFWTRFWAYIIDLIVISSLTAITVKPLFYFTGWEEFQIMYITPYTFATGLIFYGYFVIMTKIWGQTIGKMVLGIRVISENGQPLTWGTVLFRECIGRFISVTIKLLYIIVAFTPNHKAIHDFIADTKVVYERNYEKTEKVMAVEKNESQNSQKSFENKYATKGPNDDEPSQLQEPERFE; encoded by the coding sequence ATGTCAGAAGCAATTGATGTCAGAACACTAAGCCCAGAGCCAGTGCAAGTAGAGAAAGTTATAGAGTATCACTTGAAATCTGCAGGATTTTGGACTAGATTTTGGGCCTATATCATTGACTTGATCGTTATTTCATCCCTAACTGCTATCACAGTAAAGCCATTATTTTACTTTACTGGTTGGGAAGAATTTCAAATCATGTATATCACACCTTATACATTTGCCACAGGTCTCATTTTTTATGGTTATTTTGTTATTATGACGAAAATTTGGGGTCAAACTATAGGGAAAATGGTACTTGGGATCCGAGTTATTTCGGAGAATGGGCAACCATTAACGTGGGGAACTGTGCTTTTCCGTGAATGCATTGGACGATTTATCTCAGTTACGATTAAACTTTTGTATATTATTGTAGCTTTTACACCGAATCATAAAGCAATTCATGATTTTATTGCAGATACAAAAGTTGTTTATGAGAGAAACTATGAAAAAACAGAAAAAGTCATGGCTGTTGAAAAAAATGAAAGCCAAAATTCACAAAAAAGCTTTGAAAATAAGTATGCGACAAAAGGCCCTAATGATGATGAGCCTTCACAGTTGCAAGAGCCAGAAAGATTCGAGTAA
- the tpx gene encoding thiol peroxidase, producing the protein MVQVTFKNNPVTLVGPEIKIGDKAPEFTVLSTSLEEKHLSDFAGKTVLISVVPSLDTGVCDAQTRRFNEEATGLGEDVVILTISCDLPFAQKRWCGANGIENIYTLSDHRDLSFGDAYGVHMQELRLLARSIFVVDQEGKIAYVEYVSEGTNHPDYNSALEAVKTLAK; encoded by the coding sequence ATGGTACAAGTAACATTTAAAAACAACCCAGTAACATTAGTAGGACCAGAAATTAAAATAGGTGACAAAGCACCAGAGTTTACAGTTTTGTCAACTAGTCTAGAAGAAAAACACTTATCAGACTTTGCAGGTAAAACTGTCTTAATCAGTGTAGTTCCTTCACTAGATACAGGTGTATGTGATGCACAAACTCGTCGCTTTAACGAAGAAGCAACAGGATTGGGTGAAGATGTAGTTATTTTAACTATCTCTTGTGACCTTCCATTTGCTCAAAAACGTTGGTGCGGGGCAAACGGCATCGAAAATATTTATACTTTATCAGATCATCGCGATTTATCATTTGGTGATGCATATGGTGTACATATGCAAGAATTACGTTTATTAGCACGTTCAATCTTTGTTGTTGATCAAGAAGGCAAAATTGCTTACGTAGAATATGTATCTGAAGGTACAAATCATCCTGATTACAATAGTGCATTAGAAGCTGTTAAAACACTTGCAAAATAA
- a CDS encoding class I SAM-dependent methyltransferase yields the protein MENIEKLFSFIDEYAEKLSKEHDLTYLDSVLETLNTWLDGEISPSGSEPTKEEIRKAIQLCILKGMRQSAQPNHQMTPDSLGLLLGYFVEQFYEKEFKTNHKITVLDPAIGTGNLLLTVMNLVGDKIQGVGVEIDDLLIQLAAASAELEKQPIALYRQDALENLMIDPVDAAICDLPVGYYPNDEVAKEYEVKAQEGMTYAHHLFIEQSLKYVKDGGYLFFLVPDHLFESEQSALLNKLITQKAWIQALVQLPSELFSSKAHAKSLLIIQKKSETEKPVKEVLLAKVPNMKNMKALELFFAKVQKWKKEQK from the coding sequence ATGGAAAACATTGAAAAGTTATTTTCATTTATAGATGAATATGCAGAAAAATTATCAAAAGAGCACGATTTAACTTATTTAGATAGTGTTCTAGAAACATTAAATACATGGTTAGATGGTGAAATCAGTCCCTCAGGAAGTGAACCTACAAAAGAAGAAATTAGAAAAGCAATTCAACTATGCATTTTAAAAGGTATGCGTCAAAGTGCACAACCAAACCACCAAATGACACCTGATTCACTTGGTTTACTACTAGGTTATTTTGTGGAACAATTTTATGAAAAAGAATTTAAAACAAATCATAAAATAACTGTTCTTGACCCAGCAATTGGAACAGGAAATCTACTATTAACAGTAATGAACTTGGTAGGAGATAAGATTCAAGGGGTCGGAGTTGAAATTGATGATTTGTTAATTCAACTTGCAGCAGCATCAGCAGAATTAGAGAAACAGCCGATTGCACTCTATCGACAAGACGCACTAGAAAATCTAATGATTGATCCTGTAGATGCTGCTATTTGTGATTTACCAGTTGGTTATTATCCAAATGATGAAGTTGCAAAAGAGTATGAAGTAAAGGCACAAGAAGGAATGACTTACGCACATCATCTATTTATAGAACAATCTCTAAAATATGTTAAAGACGGCGGTTATCTATTCTTCCTCGTACCTGATCATCTTTTTGAATCAGAACAATCCGCATTACTTAACAAATTGATTACACAAAAAGCTTGGATTCAAGCTTTGGTACAATTACCTAGTGAACTATTTTCCAGTAAAGCTCATGCAAAAAGCTTATTGATTATACAAAAGAAAAGTGAAACAGAAAAACCTGTAAAAGAGGTACTTCTTGCAAAAGTTCCAAATATGAAAAACATGAAAGCACTAGAATTATTCTTTGCCAAAGTCCAAAAATGGAAAAAAGAACAAAAGTAA
- a CDS encoding universal stress protein, producing the protein MALTYKHIVVAVDGSKEAEYAFKKAIAVANRNESTLNLVNIIDTRSFAAIEAYDRSIQERAQEFAEELLEGYKKEAEAAGVKNVNVLIEYGSPKTIITRDISKKLEADLIICGATGLNAVERFLIGSVSESIVRSAKCDVLVVRTDSVTE; encoded by the coding sequence ATGGCATTAACTTATAAACACATCGTTGTGGCAGTAGATGGTTCAAAAGAGGCTGAATATGCGTTCAAAAAAGCAATTGCTGTAGCAAATCGTAATGAATCAACTCTTAATTTAGTAAACATTATTGATACTCGTTCATTTGCTGCAATTGAAGCTTATGATCGCTCTATTCAGGAACGTGCTCAAGAGTTCGCTGAAGAATTATTAGAAGGATACAAAAAAGAAGCCGAAGCTGCAGGCGTAAAAAATGTAAATGTATTAATTGAATATGGTTCACCTAAAACAATTATTACAAGAGATATCTCTAAGAAACTTGAAGCAGATTTAATTATCTGTGGTGCTACTGGTCTTAATGCTGTTGAAAGATTCTTAATTGGTAGTGTTTCTGAAAGTATTGTGCGTTCTGCTAAATGTGATGTTCTTGTTGTCCGTACAGATTCTGTTACAGAATAA
- the ald gene encoding alanine dehydrogenase: MKIGVPKEIKNNENRVAMTPAGVLNLTVFGHEVFIETGAGLGSGFTDEDYKAAGAQIVPTAGEAWKQEMVMKVKEPISSEFDYFYEGQILFTYLHLAPEPELTQALLDKKVVAIAYETVQLPNRSLPLLTPMSEVAGRMATQIGAQYLEKQEGGKGILLGGVSGVPRAKVTIIGGGMAGANAAKVAIGMGAEVTIIDLSPERLRQLDDQFGNDVQTLMSNPYNIAEAVKQSDLVIGAVLIPGAKAPKLVTEEMIKSMSPGSVVVDIAIDQGGIFETSDRITTHDDPTYIKHGVVHYAVANMPGAVPRTSTIALTNNTVPYALEIANKGYRRACLTNDALKKGINTLEGHVTFEAVAEALDYPYVAVDSLL; this comes from the coding sequence ATGAAAATCGGCGTTCCAAAGGAGATCAAAAACAACGAAAACCGTGTAGCAATGACCCCAGCAGGTGTGCTGAACTTAACAGTGTTTGGACATGAAGTATTTATTGAAACAGGCGCTGGTCTTGGTTCAGGATTTACAGATGAGGATTACAAAGCTGCAGGTGCTCAAATAGTTCCAACAGCAGGTGAAGCTTGGAAACAAGAAATGGTGATGAAAGTGAAAGAACCAATTTCTTCTGAGTTCGATTATTTTTACGAAGGACAAATTCTATTCACTTATTTACATCTAGCTCCTGAGCCTGAATTAACTCAAGCTCTGCTTGATAAAAAAGTAGTAGCAATTGCTTATGAAACAGTGCAATTACCAAACCGCTCATTACCATTATTAACACCAATGAGTGAAGTAGCAGGGCGAATGGCTACACAAATCGGAGCACAATATTTAGAGAAGCAAGAAGGCGGTAAAGGAATTTTACTTGGTGGCGTGTCAGGGGTGCCACGTGCTAAAGTAACCATTATCGGTGGTGGTATGGCAGGTGCTAATGCAGCGAAAGTTGCAATCGGCATGGGCGCAGAAGTAACCATTATTGATTTAAGTCCTGAACGTTTACGTCAATTAGATGATCAATTTGGCAATGATGTGCAAACATTAATGTCGAATCCATATAATATAGCAGAGGCAGTGAAACAATCTGATTTAGTAATCGGAGCAGTGCTAATTCCAGGAGCGAAAGCACCAAAATTAGTTACTGAAGAAATGATTAAATCAATGTCTCCTGGTTCTGTAGTTGTAGATATTGCGATTGACCAAGGTGGTATTTTTGAAACATCTGATCGTATCACGACTCACGACGATCCAACATATATCAAACATGGCGTCGTACATTATGCAGTAGCTAATATGCCAGGTGCTGTACCTCGCACATCAACAATTGCATTAACAAATAACACAGTTCCTTATGCATTAGAAATTGCGAATAAAGGTTATAGACGAGCATGCTTAACAAATGATGCTTTGAAAAAAGGAATCAATACATTAGAAGGACATGTTACATTCGAAGCAGTAGCAGAAGCTTTGGATTATCCATATGTTGCTGTAGATAGTCTTTTATAA
- a CDS encoding M24 family metallopeptidase codes for MNKVQIIQNYLQEKNIDAAFITTPDNVFYLSGFSSDPHERLLGVMVFKNAEPFMICPKMEVPDAKAAGWSFETVGHDDTENAWEIFHNTAKARNVQLNSIAIEKTHLTVERLEALQAFYPTTKFVGLDEQLNNMRLVKSEDELEKLRVAAKLADYAIEVGCNELAEGKTEIEVLSAIESAMKAKGVYMSFDTMVLTGLNAASPHGTPGTQKIQKGDLVLFDLGVVYEGYCSDITRTVAFGEPSEAQKAVYEAVKKANEAAIAAVKPGVPAMDLDKIARDAISEAGYGEYFTHRLGHGLGISVHEFPSVHGANEMTIKEGMVFTIEPGIYKGDTAGVRIEDDVYVTANGVEVLTSFPKELQIIEPK; via the coding sequence ATGAACAAAGTCCAAATTATTCAAAATTATTTACAAGAAAAAAATATTGATGCTGCATTCATTACAACACCTGATAATGTATTTTATCTTTCAGGCTTCAGCAGCGATCCTCATGAGCGTCTCCTTGGCGTAATGGTATTTAAAAATGCAGAACCTTTTATGATTTGCCCTAAAATGGAAGTTCCAGATGCAAAGGCTGCGGGCTGGTCATTCGAAACAGTTGGTCATGACGATACTGAAAATGCATGGGAAATCTTCCATAACACTGCTAAAGCTCGCAATGTTCAATTAAACAGTATTGCAATTGAGAAAACTCACCTAACAGTTGAACGTTTAGAAGCGCTACAAGCTTTTTATCCAACTACAAAATTTGTTGGTCTAGATGAACAATTAAACAATATGCGTTTAGTAAAATCAGAAGATGAATTAGAAAAATTGCGCGTTGCTGCTAAATTAGCTGACTATGCTATTGAAGTTGGTTGTAACGAATTAGCTGAAGGTAAAACTGAAATTGAGGTATTATCTGCAATCGAATCTGCAATGAAAGCAAAAGGCGTTTACATGTCTTTTGATACAATGGTACTAACTGGATTAAATGCCGCTTCACCACATGGAACACCAGGTACTCAAAAAATCCAAAAAGGTGATTTAGTATTATTCGACCTTGGTGTTGTATATGAAGGTTATTGCTCTGATATTACGCGTACAGTGGCATTCGGTGAACCTTCTGAAGCACAAAAAGCTGTTTACGAAGCTGTAAAAAAAGCCAACGAAGCTGCAATTGCTGCAGTTAAACCAGGGGTTCCTGCGATGGACTTAGATAAAATTGCTCGTGATGCTATCAGTGAAGCTGGATACGGTGAATACTTCACTCACCGCCTTGGCCATGGTTTAGGAATTTCAGTACATGAATTCCCGTCTGTACATGGTGCAAACGAAATGACCATTAAAGAAGGTATGGTCTTCACAATCGAACCAGGAATCTACAAAGGTGATACAGCAGGTGTCCGTATCGAAGACGATGTCTACGTAACTGCTAATGGTGTAGAAGTACTAACAAGCTTCCCTAAAGAACTACAAATCATTGAACCAAAATAA
- a CDS encoding metal-dependent hydrolase, with product MQISYHGHSIVKVETNDGYTILFDPFITGNSLTDLKVEEQKPDVILLTHGHNDHVGDTVEIAKRSGALVVAPNELAVYLSWQGIDTHPMHIGGAHQFDFGKVKLTQAFHGSAYITEDQQIIYTGMPSGILLFVEGKTIYHAGDTALFSDMKLIGENHPIDVAFLPIGDNFTMGPEDAAKAAQFLKPKEVVPIHYNTFPVIEQDPEEFAEMVSTTSVQVMKPGDKFDI from the coding sequence ATGCAAATTTCTTATCATGGACATTCAATTGTAAAAGTTGAAACGAATGATGGCTATACGATTTTATTTGATCCGTTTATTACAGGCAATAGTCTGACAGATTTAAAAGTGGAAGAGCAAAAACCAGATGTGATTTTATTAACGCATGGTCATAATGATCATGTTGGAGATACTGTGGAAATTGCAAAACGATCTGGAGCGCTCGTTGTAGCACCTAATGAATTAGCAGTATATCTATCTTGGCAAGGCATAGATACACATCCAATGCATATTGGAGGTGCACATCAATTCGACTTTGGTAAAGTAAAACTCACACAGGCTTTTCATGGCTCAGCTTATATAACAGAAGATCAACAAATAATCTATACAGGTATGCCCTCAGGAATTTTATTATTTGTAGAGGGTAAAACAATTTACCATGCAGGTGATACAGCGCTATTTAGTGATATGAAATTAATTGGAGAAAACCATCCAATTGATGTGGCTTTTTTACCAATAGGTGATAATTTTACAATGGGACCAGAAGATGCAGCAAAAGCTGCTCAATTTTTGAAACCAAAAGAAGTAGTACCAATACATTACAATACTTTTCCTGTCATTGAACAAGATCCAGAAGAGTTTGCCGAAATGGTTTCAACAACTTCTGTTCAAGTGATGAAACCAGGAGATAAATTTGACATTTAA
- a CDS encoding DRTGG domain-containing protein translates to MATKHEKILQFIESLPVGDKISVRQIAKEMSVSEGTAYRAIKEAETRRLVSTIERVGTIRIEKKKKENIERLTFAEIVNIVDGQVLGGKGGLHKTLTKFVIGAMKLEDMMRYTDAGSLLIVGNRERTHEYALKEGAAVLITGGFDTTEETKKLADQLELPIISTSYDTFTVATMINRAIYDQLIKKEILLIEDIVIPIKDTSYLRSTDTVKDYNLLNSETTHGGYPVVDKHGKIVGIVTSRDLIGKQESDQIDRLMTRNPITVTMKTSVATAGHRMIWEGIDLLPVADEHGILQGVVSRQDVLKALQMAQRQPQHGETIDDLVRNEMSMDLSEDEIDIKFSVTPQMTNQFGAISYGAFTTLVVESGSFTLKKVKRGESVLENMTIYFIKPIQMETLVTVKPRILDMSRKFAKMDFEVFSEDMLVGKAMATFQLLER, encoded by the coding sequence TTGGCTACAAAACATGAAAAGATTCTTCAATTTATTGAATCATTACCAGTAGGCGACAAAATTTCAGTTCGTCAAATTGCAAAAGAAATGTCTGTTAGTGAAGGAACAGCATATCGTGCGATTAAAGAAGCTGAAACAAGACGTTTGGTAAGTACAATTGAACGAGTAGGTACCATTCGAATTGAAAAGAAGAAAAAAGAAAATATTGAACGACTTACATTTGCAGAGATTGTCAATATTGTGGATGGACAAGTATTAGGTGGCAAGGGCGGTCTTCATAAAACATTGACAAAGTTCGTTATTGGTGCGATGAAACTTGAAGATATGATGCGTTATACAGATGCAGGTAGTCTACTAATTGTTGGAAATCGCGAACGTACACATGAATATGCCCTCAAAGAAGGTGCAGCAGTACTGATTACAGGTGGTTTCGATACAACAGAAGAAACAAAGAAATTAGCAGATCAATTGGAGTTGCCAATTATTTCGACAAGTTATGATACTTTTACAGTTGCAACAATGATTAATCGCGCTATCTATGACCAATTGATTAAAAAAGAGATTTTATTAATTGAAGATATTGTTATTCCAATTAAAGACACATCTTATTTAAGGTCAACGGATACTGTCAAAGATTATAATCTGCTCAATTCTGAAACTACACATGGTGGCTACCCAGTAGTCGATAAACACGGGAAAATAGTCGGCATTGTCACTTCACGTGATTTAATTGGAAAACAAGAGAGTGATCAAATTGATCGTTTAATGACAAGAAATCCAATAACTGTAACCATGAAAACAAGTGTTGCAACAGCTGGGCATCGAATGATTTGGGAAGGTATAGATTTATTACCTGTTGCAGACGAACACGGAATCTTACAAGGGGTTGTAAGTCGTCAAGATGTACTTAAAGCATTACAAATGGCTCAAAGACAACCACAACATGGTGAAACAATTGATGATTTAGTACGAAATGAGATGTCAATGGATTTATCAGAAGATGAAATAGATATTAAATTCTCTGTAACGCCTCAAATGACAAATCAATTCGGTGCAATTTCCTACGGTGCATTCACAACTTTAGTCGTTGAATCAGGTTCCTTCACATTGAAAAAAGTAAAACGTGGTGAGAGTGTATTAGAAAATATGACGATCTACTTTATCAAACCTATTCAAATGGAAACTTTAGTTACAGTCAAACCGCGAATATTAGATATGAGTCGTAAATTCGCCAAGATGGATTTTGAAGTATTTAGTGAAGATATGTTAGTGGGAAAAGCAATGGCTACCTTCCAATTACTTGAACGTTAA
- a CDS encoding YtpI family protein gives MSNILNIILAFLIVISFVFYLYFKTKQIRTNLPIRKKWYTNRAGVALGIILILFGINQIILYHTVLTYVVCLIMIVFGLFACINYYKRVRHYGQYIAEEEELNKK, from the coding sequence ATGAGTAATATCTTAAATATTATTTTAGCATTTTTAATCGTTATTTCATTTGTGTTTTACTTATATTTTAAAACAAAACAAATTCGCACAAACTTACCAATTCGTAAAAAATGGTATACGAACCGTGCAGGCGTTGCACTTGGTATTATTCTGATTTTATTTGGCATTAATCAAATAATTTTATACCATACTGTTCTTACATATGTAGTTTGCCTCATCATGATTGTATTTGGGTTATTTGCATGTATCAATTATTATAAACGAGTTCGCCACTATGGACAGTATATTGCTGAAGAAGAAGAATTGAACAAAAAGTGA
- a CDS encoding DHH family phosphoesterase, with the protein MKKDIIETISLYDTIILHRHVRPDPDAYGSQLGLQAILKTTYPEKKIYAVGEHDQAFDYLGHPENIADDIYENALVICTDTANTERIDDQRYRNGKFLIKIDHHPNDDAYGDLLWVNTAASSCSEMIYELFKEGQETAGWKMDATGARLLFAGIVGDTGRFIYPSTTETTFNVVGELIQYDFDRTELFNGMYELDRSLLHLQGYIYQNFSIDENGAAFIKLPIHILEEFGVTASDTSALVGSLGDVKGIKAWLMFVEEEDQIRVRLRSKGPVINTLAKQYRGGGHPMASGAKIFEWSEAEEMIEKLQLLCKEV; encoded by the coding sequence TTGAAAAAAGATATAATTGAAACCATTTCATTGTATGATACGATTATTTTGCATCGCCATGTGCGTCCGGATCCAGATGCATATGGTTCACAATTAGGCTTACAAGCTATATTAAAAACAACTTATCCAGAAAAAAAGATATATGCAGTTGGTGAACATGATCAAGCATTTGATTATTTAGGACATCCTGAAAATATTGCTGATGATATCTATGAAAATGCATTAGTTATTTGTACGGATACCGCAAATACAGAGCGAATAGATGATCAACGTTATCGTAATGGAAAATTTTTAATTAAAATCGATCATCATCCGAATGACGATGCTTATGGTGATTTGTTATGGGTAAATACTGCGGCAAGTTCATGTAGTGAGATGATTTACGAATTATTTAAAGAAGGTCAAGAAACAGCAGGATGGAAAATGGATGCTACTGGTGCACGACTACTGTTTGCGGGTATAGTTGGTGATACAGGTCGTTTTATTTATCCGAGTACTACTGAAACTACATTCAATGTAGTAGGTGAGCTTATTCAGTATGATTTTGATCGTACAGAGCTATTCAATGGTATGTATGAATTAGATCGTTCGCTTTTACATTTACAAGGTTATATTTATCAAAACTTTTCTATTGACGAGAATGGAGCAGCTTTTATTAAATTACCGATCCATATTTTAGAGGAATTTGGTGTTACAGCAAGTGACACTTCAGCATTAGTTGGCTCACTAGGGGATGTAAAAGGAATAAAGGCGTGGCTTATGTTCGTAGAGGAAGAAGATCAAATTCGTGTTCGTTTACGTTCAAAAGGACCTGTTATTAATACTTTAGCCAAACAATATCGTGGCGGTGGTCATCCAATGGCTTCAGGGGCTAAAATTTTTGAATGGTCTGAAGCAGAAGAAATGATTGAAAAACTACAGTTGCTTTGTAAGGAAGTATAG